In one Cloacibacillus porcorum genomic region, the following are encoded:
- the larA gene encoding nickel-dependent lactate racemase, protein MKYSIPYGNRSMDFEIHTNRVLFSGEMTNIPPVSDFKEELIRSLDAPIASQSLASLAKGKKNILFLVEDNTRDTPLAEILPVVTGYLKAAGIPESAVSFMTAPGTHRLMTDEEVREKLGSYIVDNFAVYQHEASNTEELTDLGEVEAGGYKLPVRINRRALEADLLVGVGNIIPHSDAGFSGGAKIVQPGVCDFVTTQATHRGAGLCPDIPLGMIDGNPCRMGIDAVGGIAKLAFIINVVKNFSGEIAGFFCGDYLKAHRAGVELARKSYSVELDELADIVIASSSPADMDYWQGIKGLTSAYFAVKPGGAVILAAPCYEGLVHNHPLYAHWLAQPTKVLVEAIEAASPYDLDTDVISAVVALGSRRVLERAEVYMISDGLSEEEIRKMEYIPAASIQEALDAALAKRPQATVGILPLGGISLPVLMKK, encoded by the coding sequence ATGAAATATAGCATTCCATATGGAAATCGTTCTATGGATTTCGAGATTCACACAAACAGGGTCCTATTCTCGGGAGAGATGACCAATATCCCGCCAGTCTCAGACTTCAAAGAGGAACTCATACGCTCTTTGGATGCTCCCATCGCCTCACAGTCACTCGCTTCGCTCGCAAAGGGCAAAAAAAATATTCTGTTCCTTGTTGAGGACAATACGAGAGATACCCCGCTGGCGGAGATACTGCCGGTCGTCACCGGCTATCTTAAGGCCGCCGGCATCCCCGAGAGCGCCGTAAGTTTCATGACCGCCCCCGGGACGCACCGACTGATGACTGACGAGGAGGTGCGAGAGAAACTTGGCTCCTATATAGTCGACAACTTCGCCGTATACCAGCATGAGGCTTCAAATACGGAAGAGCTGACCGATCTCGGCGAGGTCGAGGCCGGAGGATACAAGCTTCCGGTCCGCATCAACCGCCGCGCTCTGGAGGCCGACCTTCTAGTCGGCGTCGGCAACATCATTCCGCACAGCGACGCCGGCTTCTCCGGCGGCGCGAAGATCGTCCAGCCCGGCGTCTGCGATTTCGTGACGACACAGGCGACCCACAGGGGCGCTGGGCTCTGCCCGGACATCCCGCTCGGGATGATCGACGGAAACCCCTGCCGCATGGGCATCGACGCCGTAGGCGGCATCGCAAAGCTGGCCTTCATCATCAACGTGGTCAAAAACTTCAGCGGCGAGATCGCCGGCTTCTTCTGCGGCGATTATTTAAAGGCGCACCGCGCCGGGGTCGAGCTCGCTAGAAAATCCTACAGCGTGGAGCTCGACGAGCTCGCCGATATCGTGATCGCCAGTTCGTCGCCCGCCGATATGGACTACTGGCAGGGCATCAAGGGGCTCACCTCCGCGTACTTCGCGGTGAAGCCCGGCGGCGCCGTGATCCTCGCCGCCCCCTGTTATGAGGGACTGGTGCATAATCATCCTCTTTACGCGCACTGGCTCGCGCAGCCCACTAAGGTCCTTGTGGAGGCGATAGAGGCAGCCTCTCCCTATGACCTGGATACCGACGTCATCTCCGCCGTAGTCGCCCTCGGCAGCCGCCGCGTGCTTGAAAGGGCCGAGGTCTACATGATCAGCGACGGCCTCTCCGAGGAAGAGATACGGAAGATGGAATATATTCCGGCGGCCAGCATACAGGAGGCTCTTGACGCGGCGCTGGCTAAGCGGCCGCAGGCGACCGTCGGCATACTGCCCCTTGGCGGGATATCTTTACCTGTCTTAATGAAAAAATAG
- a CDS encoding GntR family transcriptional regulator: MMSKNEKASWVKAYNWIREGIDSCALKMGEPLPETFIANETGVSRTPVREALRVLEQDGYIKIVPLKGAFVSEISLEDVREIYDIRKLLEPFAALSAANRIPDSEIKEMSAEWERLSKRAENGEEIDFSTVADCDLKLHFTIAKYATNRRIGAILMSYHVQIKRFQRLSAQSLADIRNSIEQHIIILNCIKRRDPKALHACLYDHVVNSEGYIMKDYFLR, from the coding sequence ATGATGTCGAAGAATGAAAAGGCCAGCTGGGTGAAGGCCTACAACTGGATAAGGGAGGGGATCGACTCCTGCGCGCTGAAGATGGGCGAACCTCTTCCCGAGACATTTATCGCGAATGAGACCGGCGTAAGCCGCACTCCCGTCCGTGAGGCGCTGCGCGTTCTAGAACAGGACGGCTATATAAAGATAGTTCCCCTTAAGGGGGCCTTCGTCTCCGAGATATCCCTTGAGGACGTACGCGAGATATATGATATAAGAAAGCTGCTCGAACCCTTTGCCGCGCTCTCCGCGGCCAACCGCATACCAGACAGTGAAATAAAAGAGATGTCAGCCGAGTGGGAACGGCTTAGTAAGAGGGCGGAGAACGGCGAGGAGATAGACTTTTCAACCGTCGCCGACTGTGACCTCAAGCTGCACTTTACGATTGCGAAGTATGCGACGAACAGGCGCATCGGCGCGATACTGATGAGCTATCATGTGCAGATCAAGCGCTTTCAGCGCCTCTCCGCGCAGTCTCTCGCCGATATTCGCAATTCCATAGAACAGCACATCATCATCCTGAACTGTATCAAACGCAGAGATCCAAAGGCTCTTCACGCCTGCCTATACGACCACGTCGTCAACAGCGAGGGGTATATAATGAAGGACTATTTTCTGCGGTAA
- a CDS encoding TRAP transporter substrate-binding protein — protein sequence MFFKNAGKVLLAAVIACGFAFMGTRADCSDSKVYTIRIGSISSEAIPEVRAAYEFKKEIEKSSGGRIKVEVFPNGALGGDRQMAEAVSLGTLDMVLTTTSALTTYEPKFGILDMPFAFSDAQAAFKAVDGELGQYLNKELERSAGMVNLGYMLNGVRHMVNSKRPINAPSDLAGLKMRVMESPVYIGLFKALGANPTPMSFTEVYTSLQQKTIDGFEVSANFMVEMKFYDVQKYYSLTGHTVSFLVAAMNKNKFDKLPSDLQKMVAASAKKWFVDYQRKVSLSEDAGYIKQLKSHGMSVNGITPENHAKFVKAVQPVYAEFEKKLGKDVFVLLKKYQ from the coding sequence ATGTTTTTCAAGAATGCCGGTAAAGTATTGCTGGCGGCGGTGATTGCGTGTGGTTTCGCATTTATGGGTACACGGGCCGACTGTAGTGACTCCAAGGTTTATACCATCAGGATAGGTTCGATCAGTTCAGAGGCGATACCAGAGGTGCGGGCCGCTTATGAGTTTAAAAAAGAGATTGAAAAATCAAGCGGCGGAAGGATCAAGGTCGAGGTATTCCCTAACGGCGCGCTGGGAGGGGACCGTCAAATGGCGGAGGCCGTCTCGCTGGGAACGCTGGATATGGTGCTGACGACGACGTCGGCCCTGACCACCTATGAGCCTAAGTTTGGGATACTGGATATGCCGTTTGCCTTTTCCGACGCGCAGGCCGCTTTTAAGGCTGTCGACGGGGAGCTCGGCCAGTATCTGAATAAGGAGCTGGAACGGAGCGCGGGAATGGTCAATTTGGGATATATGCTGAACGGCGTGCGCCATATGGTGAACAGCAAACGTCCGATCAACGCTCCTTCGGATCTGGCTGGATTGAAGATGAGGGTCATGGAGAGCCCCGTTTACATCGGACTTTTTAAGGCACTTGGCGCGAACCCCACGCCGATGTCCTTCACGGAAGTCTATACCTCCCTGCAGCAGAAGACGATAGACGGTTTTGAGGTCAGCGCCAATTTTATGGTGGAGATGAAATTTTACGACGTCCAGAAGTATTACAGCCTTACGGGGCATACGGTATCGTTTCTCGTCGCCGCGATGAACAAAAACAAGTTTGATAAACTGCCGTCCGACCTTCAAAAGATGGTCGCGGCCTCGGCGAAGAAGTGGTTCGTGGATTATCAGAGGAAGGTATCTCTGAGCGAGGACGCCGGTTACATAAAACAGCTTAAGTCGCACGGAATGAGCGTCAACGGCATAACGCCGGAGAACCACGCGAAGTTTGTCAAAGCCGTGCAGCCGGTATATGCCGAATTTGAGAAAAAATTGGGTAAGGACGTCTTTGTGCTGCTGAAAAAGTATCAGTAG
- a CDS encoding TRAP transporter small permease, translating into MLRLYNKFEEYLLVLSLAVSVALVALQIVFRYFINASIPWSEELTRYIFIWQIWLGTSFAQRDGKHLKVEVLYSLMNPAGKKFLSVLSNLIFLSFCVFLTVNGFSLVMNLAHRYSLSPAMEIPLLFVYLSLPVSNFVLAVRIIAGLKDIVLAPASAFADKKEEIR; encoded by the coding sequence GTGTTAAGGCTGTACAACAAGTTTGAAGAGTATCTTTTGGTTTTAAGTTTAGCGGTCTCAGTCGCGCTTGTCGCCCTTCAGATCGTTTTCAGATATTTCATTAACGCTTCCATCCCCTGGAGCGAAGAGCTGACGCGGTATATTTTTATCTGGCAGATATGGCTGGGAACGAGTTTTGCGCAGAGGGACGGCAAGCACCTGAAGGTCGAAGTTTTGTATTCCCTGATGAATCCAGCCGGTAAAAAGTTTTTAAGCGTGCTTTCTAACCTCATCTTTCTCTCGTTTTGTGTATTTCTTACGGTGAACGGCTTTTCTCTTGTCATGAATCTGGCTCACCGATATTCCCTCTCTCCCGCGATGGAGATCCCGCTGCTTTTTGTGTATCTGTCGCTGCCTGTGAGCAACTTCGTGCTTGCCGTCAGGATCATCGCCGGGCTCAAAGATATAGTCCTGGCACCGGCGTCCGCTTTCGCAGACAAGAAGGAGGAGATACGGTAA
- a CDS encoding TRAP transporter large permease: MEFAVLFGSFLVLILLTVPVGYAIGISTLITLYFFSDISFVMISQNAVAGVDSFSLLAIPFFILAGSLMSAGGLAKRLLNFANICVGAVTGGLAMVTTVTCMFFAALSGSAVATTSAVGSFMIPAMKEKGYDEGFAAALAAAAGTIGIIIPPSIPLVIYGVVVGASIGELFIAGIIPGIIMGVAILIVCYVISKKKGYRGTAEKLTLKSFSHSFVDAIWAFMAPGIILGGIYWGICTPTEAAVIAVLYSLFTGVVIYRELTFAKIYEAFVETLTVNGATTFMVGLSMAFASYLIMAGLPQQIASFLISITDSRIVLFMIVNLFLLAVGSLIDPIPAIIILAPILLPVMTKFGMSPVTFGVVLVANLAIGYITPPYGVNLFVAMAVAKIPMERMFKYIVALFLAMLAALMLITYCDSATMHLVRFLK, encoded by the coding sequence ATGGAATTCGCGGTCTTATTTGGCTCTTTTCTCGTGCTGATTCTGCTGACCGTTCCCGTCGGCTACGCTATCGGCATATCCACGCTGATCACGCTCTATTTTTTCTCCGACATATCGTTCGTCATGATCTCACAGAACGCCGTGGCGGGAGTCGATTCCTTTTCCCTCCTGGCGATTCCTTTCTTTATCCTCGCTGGAAGCCTGATGAGCGCCGGCGGTCTGGCTAAGCGGCTGCTCAATTTTGCCAATATCTGTGTCGGCGCGGTGACTGGCGGCCTTGCCATGGTGACCACGGTTACCTGTATGTTCTTTGCCGCGCTCTCCGGTTCCGCCGTCGCCACGACATCCGCCGTCGGCTCGTTTATGATCCCGGCGATGAAAGAGAAGGGCTACGACGAGGGATTTGCCGCCGCGCTCGCCGCTGCGGCCGGCACCATCGGCATCATCATCCCGCCGAGCATCCCGCTTGTCATCTACGGCGTGGTGGTTGGCGCCTCCATTGGTGAGCTGTTTATCGCGGGGATCATTCCGGGAATAATAATGGGCGTGGCGATCCTGATAGTATGTTACGTCATTTCAAAGAAGAAAGGGTACAGAGGAACCGCGGAGAAGCTGACGCTGAAAAGTTTTTCTCACTCCTTTGTGGACGCCATCTGGGCGTTTATGGCCCCGGGGATAATCTTGGGCGGTATCTACTGGGGGATATGCACTCCCACCGAGGCGGCGGTGATAGCGGTCTTGTACTCTCTGTTCACCGGCGTCGTCATCTACCGCGAACTGACGTTTGCGAAGATTTACGAAGCCTTCGTGGAGACGCTGACGGTCAATGGAGCGACGACCTTTATGGTGGGCCTTTCGATGGCTTTCGCGAGTTATCTCATAATGGCCGGACTGCCGCAGCAGATCGCGTCGTTTCTCATAAGCATCACCGACAGCAGGATAGTGCTCTTTATGATCGTGAATCTCTTTTTGCTGGCAGTGGGCAGCCTCATCGACCCGATACCGGCGATAATAATACTTGCCCCGATCCTGCTGCCGGTGATGACGAAATTCGGCATGTCGCCCGTCACCTTCGGCGTCGTGCTGGTGGCGAATCTGGCTATCGGCTATATAACGCCGCCATATGGCGTCAACCTGTTTGTGGCGATGGCGGTGGCGAAGATCCCGATGGAGCGGATGTTTAAATATATCGTCGCGCTGTTTTTAGCGATGCTTGCCGCTCTGATGCTGATCACATACTGCGACTCCGCGACGATGCACCTGGTGCGGTTCCTAAAATAA
- a CDS encoding LysR family transcriptional regulator: MDIKQLKYFVTVANEGQITKAAQKLFMAQPPLSRHIIELEKEIGKPLFLRTKKGLELTSAGEALLQKAQDLIFQIENLKYYINDDIPENLSGILKIGSLISCTPKLTDYLKKFASLHPHVTYKIWEDTPNNLLDLLYKREIELLFLRTPTFNAGSLAVVPLAAEQFYLAVPAAMDSCPQRDYISLEEMAELPLIMLHDGKSIGYNELFINDFANLNIKPNIICQCSNSSLAIMLVFSGLGATIMPQQLLKHLPNKRTNIKRIEGVSSDTKPVVIFNPKQYISPMAKKLLEIMDVDVKLF; this comes from the coding sequence ATGGATATAAAACAGCTGAAATATTTTGTTACCGTCGCCAACGAAGGGCAGATAACAAAGGCCGCCCAAAAGTTATTCATGGCACAGCCGCCATTAAGCAGGCATATCATCGAACTGGAAAAAGAGATCGGCAAACCTCTCTTTCTCAGGACTAAAAAGGGGCTGGAGCTGACCTCGGCCGGAGAGGCCCTCCTGCAAAAGGCTCAGGATCTGATATTCCAAATAGAAAATCTGAAGTATTACATCAACGACGACATTCCCGAAAATCTCTCCGGTATCCTGAAGATAGGCTCGCTGATATCATGTACGCCCAAGCTGACGGACTACCTGAAAAAATTTGCCTCGTTACATCCGCATGTGACCTATAAGATATGGGAAGACACCCCCAACAACCTGCTGGACCTTCTCTACAAGAGAGAGATCGAACTGCTCTTCCTGCGCACGCCTACCTTCAACGCCGGTTCGCTGGCCGTGGTTCCCCTCGCGGCCGAACAATTCTATCTCGCCGTTCCCGCCGCGATGGACTCCTGCCCTCAGCGAGACTATATCTCGCTGGAGGAGATGGCCGAACTTCCGCTGATCATGCTGCACGACGGCAAAAGCATCGGCTACAACGAACTTTTTATCAACGATTTCGCCAACCTCAACATCAAACCAAATATCATCTGCCAGTGTTCAAACTCCTCTTTGGCGATAATGCTGGTATTCAGCGGGCTGGGGGCCACCATTATGCCGCAGCAGCTGTTAAAACACCTTCCCAACAAACGGACGAACATCAAACGGATAGAGGGCGTAAGCTCCGATACAAAACCGGTAGTCATCTTTAATCCCAAGCAGTATATCTCGCCGATGGCCAAGAAGCTGCTGGAGATAATGGACGTCGACGTTAAATTATTTTAG
- a CDS encoding FAD-dependent oxidoreductase — protein sequence MEKFIIEPEAKVEVIDHADVLVAGGGPAGIAAAVAAARAGAGRVVLLERYNHLGGMATGGQVILIPSLSYMKTMMIKGVMLEAVSRLEAIPNGYFGPRREIMGSDDPQCVEKWRPYFNMTRDGYVCYGGYTDPEIFKIVLQQMAEEAGVKVYLHTLACKAICVGDEVKGVSFESKQGRNAILADTVIDCTGDGDIAASAGAVFQDAFKDGLRNASLGVVYRLGVEDFTKFMDYSVENSEEWERHNKKLNEISGFPIVLFPTGRSDVAWVDNWLLGYDCLKVADLTAVEFKVRATILDVIGYINENKIPGLFPATLHDTAYQTGTRGSRRILGKKVLTVNDVYNGTDFEDVVAVLPSIEVITSKGGLDEDYPEKPTQIPLGALQVADKRNLLVAGRCFSSDAQANNLINLIPHCFAMGQAAGVAAAVSRRTGADCCDVGYEDVRLELIRQNVYLP from the coding sequence ATGGAAAAGTTTATCATTGAACCGGAAGCTAAGGTGGAAGTTATCGACCATGCCGACGTGCTGGTCGCAGGCGGCGGCCCCGCCGGTATAGCCGCGGCGGTCGCCGCGGCGCGCGCGGGCGCGGGGAGGGTGGTCCTGCTTGAGCGTTATAACCACCTTGGCGGGATGGCTACGGGGGGGCAGGTCATTCTGATCCCCTCTCTGAGCTATATGAAAACGATGATGATAAAGGGCGTTATGCTCGAAGCGGTCAGCCGCCTTGAGGCTATCCCCAACGGTTACTTTGGCCCGCGGCGGGAGATAATGGGCAGTGACGACCCCCAGTGCGTCGAAAAGTGGCGTCCCTATTTTAATATGACGCGCGACGGCTATGTCTGCTACGGAGGATATACCGACCCTGAAATATTCAAAATCGTCCTTCAGCAAATGGCGGAAGAGGCCGGGGTCAAGGTCTATCTGCACACGCTTGCCTGTAAGGCGATATGCGTCGGCGATGAGGTGAAGGGCGTGAGCTTTGAAAGCAAACAGGGCAGGAACGCCATTCTCGCGGATACCGTCATAGACTGCACCGGAGACGGGGACATCGCGGCATCGGCGGGCGCGGTTTTTCAGGACGCCTTCAAGGACGGCCTGCGCAACGCCTCTCTCGGCGTGGTCTACAGGCTCGGTGTGGAAGATTTTACGAAGTTTATGGATTATTCGGTGGAAAACAGCGAAGAATGGGAGAGGCACAATAAAAAACTCAACGAAATTTCCGGTTTCCCGATCGTGCTTTTCCCGACCGGCAGGAGTGACGTGGCCTGGGTCGATAACTGGCTCCTCGGTTATGACTGCCTGAAGGTCGCCGACCTTACGGCGGTCGAGTTCAAAGTACGCGCCACGATCCTCGACGTTATCGGCTATATCAATGAAAATAAAATCCCCGGACTGTTCCCGGCCACCCTTCACGATACGGCCTACCAGACCGGCACGCGCGGGAGCAGACGGATTCTCGGCAAAAAGGTGCTGACGGTGAACGACGTCTATAACGGAACCGACTTTGAGGACGTTGTCGCCGTACTGCCCTCGATAGAGGTGATAACCTCCAAAGGCGGACTCGACGAGGACTACCCCGAAAAACCGACGCAGATCCCTCTTGGAGCCCTGCAGGTCGCGGATAAGAGAAATCTTCTCGTAGCCGGAAGGTGTTTTTCCTCGGACGCGCAGGCAAACAACCTGATCAATCTCATACCGCACTGTTTCGCGATGGGACAGGCGGCGGGAGTGGCGGCGGCGGTGTCGCGGCGGACAGGCGCAGATTGCTGCGATGTCGGGTACGAAGATGTCAGGCTGGAATTAATACGGCAGAATGTTTATCTTCCGTAG
- a CDS encoding pyridoxal phosphate-dependent aminotransferase gives MTTKVKFPNSRMASISMSGGIREILTRAEEMEREGRSIIHMEIGRPDFDSPKCAKERVIEALNEGNVHYTDMAGAYDLRCAVADKYHRENGMAYVDADKNVLITNGAMEALTSTFLTLFEPGDEVIVPAPYFSAYADELAIASAVLVPVPTKMENGFRLQVEELKKALSPKTKAILINSPNNPSGAVLTRKDLEAIAAFAIENDLWVISDECYEKFLYDGEHVSIASLPGMEERTVTVAAASKTWSMTGWRIGWVVAPAAMRPYVNKCHQNLTTCANSFAQAGVVEAFAHADNDVRAMVAEYKRRRDMVVKWLNDIKGFEAITPAGAFYAFPRISRLGMDGFKFCAWLLEEAGVSTVPGEVFGMPGHIRLAYCRSYDYIEEGMKRIKEAVEK, from the coding sequence ATGACTACGAAGGTTAAATTTCCCAACAGCCGTATGGCTTCCATCAGCATGTCCGGCGGTATCCGCGAAATACTGACGCGCGCGGAGGAGATGGAGCGCGAGGGCAGAAGCATCATCCATATGGAGATCGGCCGCCCGGACTTCGATTCGCCGAAGTGCGCGAAGGAGCGGGTGATAGAGGCCCTCAACGAGGGCAACGTACACTATACGGACATGGCGGGGGCCTATGACCTCCGCTGCGCGGTGGCCGACAAGTATCACCGCGAGAACGGCATGGCCTACGTCGACGCCGATAAAAACGTCCTTATCACGAACGGCGCGATGGAGGCGCTCACCTCGACCTTCCTCACGCTCTTTGAGCCCGGCGACGAGGTGATCGTGCCCGCGCCCTATTTCTCGGCCTACGCGGATGAGCTCGCCATTGCCAGCGCCGTGCTCGTACCCGTGCCGACGAAGATGGAAAACGGCTTCCGGCTTCAGGTGGAGGAGCTGAAAAAGGCTCTTTCGCCCAAGACCAAGGCCATCCTGATAAACTCGCCCAACAACCCCAGCGGCGCGGTGCTTACACGGAAGGATCTTGAGGCGATCGCCGCCTTTGCCATTGAGAACGACCTCTGGGTGATCTCCGATGAATGCTATGAGAAATTCCTCTATGACGGCGAGCATGTGAGCATCGCGAGCCTGCCCGGCATGGAGGAGCGCACTGTGACGGTTGCCGCCGCCTCCAAGACCTGGTCGATGACCGGCTGGCGCATCGGCTGGGTGGTCGCCCCCGCGGCGATGCGCCCCTATGTCAATAAGTGCCACCAGAACCTCACGACCTGCGCCAACTCATTCGCGCAGGCTGGGGTTGTCGAGGCCTTCGCCCACGCCGACAACGATGTGAGGGCGATGGTCGCGGAGTATAAACGCCGCCGCGATATGGTCGTCAAGTGGCTGAACGATATCAAGGGCTTCGAGGCGATCACGCCCGCGGGCGCCTTCTACGCCTTCCCGCGCATCTCGCGGCTCGGTATGGACGGCTTCAAATTCTGCGCCTGGCTGCTCGAAGAGGCCGGAGTCTCGACCGTCCCCGGCGAGGTTTTCGGAATGCCGGGACATATCCGCCTCGCCTACTGCCGCTCCTATGACTACATAGAAGAGGGCATGAAGAGGATCAAAGAGGCCGTCGAAAAATAA
- a CDS encoding sulfite exporter TauE/SafE family protein: MAAGFEISTTSLILVCFLVFLAGFVDASAGGGGIISLPAYIFTGMPAHFALGCNKFSSSCGTTLAVFKFWRNGAVNLRAAAVAAFGSFIGSTVGAKTALLLSDQMIKTMLIIILPCAAVIIFLKRDLGETDRSAGMERGRAALLAFMIGLLIGGYDGLFGPGTGTFAIMAFSVLMGFDLRTASGNAKILNLASNYASLMTFAFAGTIIYGVALPAALCGIAGNYIGAHCALTKGARFIRPMMLTVLVMLVLKLLFDIL; the protein is encoded by the coding sequence ATGGCCGCAGGCTTTGAAATTTCAACAACGTCGCTGATATTAGTGTGCTTTCTGGTGTTTCTCGCGGGATTTGTCGACGCCTCGGCGGGCGGCGGCGGGATAATCTCCCTGCCCGCCTATATCTTCACCGGCATGCCGGCGCATTTCGCGCTGGGATGCAATAAATTCTCCAGCTCCTGCGGCACCACCCTCGCGGTCTTTAAGTTTTGGCGGAACGGCGCGGTCAACCTGCGCGCGGCGGCGGTCGCGGCGTTCGGCTCGTTCATCGGCTCCACCGTCGGCGCGAAGACAGCGCTGCTGCTCAGCGACCAGATGATCAAGACGATGCTCATTATCATCCTGCCCTGCGCGGCGGTGATAATTTTTCTCAAAAGGGACCTCGGCGAAACGGACCGCTCCGCCGGAATGGAGCGCGGCCGCGCCGCGCTGCTCGCCTTTATGATCGGGCTGCTGATCGGCGGGTACGACGGCCTCTTCGGCCCCGGGACGGGGACCTTCGCGATCATGGCCTTCTCCGTCCTCATGGGCTTTGACCTTAGAACCGCCTCGGGGAACGCGAAGATACTGAACCTCGCCTCCAACTACGCCTCGCTGATGACCTTCGCCTTCGCGGGGACGATAATATACGGCGTGGCGCTGCCCGCGGCGCTCTGCGGCATCGCGGGCAACTATATCGGCGCGCACTGCGCGCTGACGAAGGGCGCGCGATTCATACGTCCGATGATGCTGACGGTGCTGGTGATGCTGGTGCTCAAACTCCTCTTCGACATACTGTAA